Genomic DNA from Porites lutea chromosome 4, jaPorLute2.1, whole genome shotgun sequence:
ATTGTTAAGAAATTCTATGTTACTCATTCATTTTAGCATCGAAAGTCCAaggaacaaaataatgcaaGTCGATTAGTGTCATCttaccccggggggggggaagggCCTGATATAaaccatataggtatgtgccgccctaAAGGGTAGGAATTTTGCGCCGTGTTGGCCTGTAAACGGGTCCCATTAACTACGGCTGTGTATCAATGTGTTCGTCTTTTCAAttccaaaaaagaagaaagtgtAATATATGGATTGGAAATGACTTTTAAGAAATCTGTTTGTGGCGGTTTTCGTCTTATCAATGATAACATAGTTTCTGTTTGCAAACACGTAATGCTGTGTTTTGTTACCACCTCCAGAACTGAAAAAGGATGTgggaaatgacattttttggggTCCGAAATACTGCCAGGAtatggagaaccgggcggcggCACACCCCTACCAAGAATTCCCTTTATTCCTTTTATGCCTTTTATTCCCCAGAATTATAACAATTCTATTTATAACAATGCTTCTGCTcatccattttttatttcttttttaaaattcatttttttaaatctcagAAAGCATAACATTGCAACcttcttttcgaggacaccaatgaaatgaaacaacaacagACATTTGataatgcgaaaaaaaaaattgttctgaCTGCCGGACATACAACAAAAGACTTAAAGGGGTGCCCGGGTCTAATTTGAAAAACCCACCGATGAGAAATTCATGCTAATGGCCTTTTGGATGTCTTCTTTTGATATGTGCGAGACCTCTGATTCATCATCCTTCACCTCTCCAAAGGAGTCAGAGCATAGCCTTTCGTCGAGGCTTTCCTTCGCTAGCTCAAATAAACGATCACAAAACCCCGCATTCCACGCCTTTCTTAAATCCTCTGTGGTGTGCAGACCGATCGCATTACCCAATTCCTGTACTGTTATGTCGGTATTGAAACCACGCGTTTGAAGCTTCCGCATGAAAATCTCAGCAAGTTCTTCGCACGTGAAGTCATCAAATATGAAGATTGCCCTTATTCTACGCTTAAAACCGGGGTTCAATTTCATGAACTCTTCCATCTGAGCTGGGTATCCAGCAAATATCATCACTGGATTGCCTCGGAGCATGGCTTCCATCAAGGTATCCAGTGCTTCTTTTCCGTAATCCTTCTCGGAGTCCACCTTCAGACGATACGCCTCATCTACGAAAAGTACGCCGCCCTCTGCCCGCTCGATACACGCTTTCGTCTGAGAGGCAGTCTGCCCGAGAAACGAGGCAACAAGATCGGGTCGTTGAACTTCGACCAACTTTGATGATTTGGTAATTCCCAGGTCTTTCAAGATGCCtagaaaaatataaatacatTTTAACCTTCATTAAGGTCACTTTCTGGGTACCTGTAAGTGATCACTTAGTAGAGGTTAGCCGGTCGATAGAGGTTCATCAGCAGAAACTTcgctttattttgaaacaagtgCGCGAGGGAAGGTGTGTTACGGGTCCACAATTGGCCGTTACCTTCTATAACGTCGATACTCTCCTTAATCATATT
This window encodes:
- the LOC140935246 gene encoding protein CbbX-like; amino-acid sequence: MRLQMKRNIAPKESGKAFRQTFLKHMKCTAISSSDDDFETTNDSSSVKQQNMAEKVADRLDKIVGMKSLKEQITKWTKSVYLDRKRSEAAGASGKDKKDPPVYHMVLMGNPGTGKTTIGRLMAGILKDLGITKSSKLVEVQRPDLVASFLGQTASQTKACIERAEGGVLFVDEAYRLKVDSEKDYGKEALDTLMEAMLRGNPVMIFAGYPAQMEEFMKLNPGFKRRIRAIFIFDDFTCEELAEIFMRKLQTRGFNTDITVQELGNAIGLHTTEDLRKAWNAGFCDRLFELAKESLDERLCSDSFGEVKDDESEVSHISKEDIQKAISMNFSSVGFSN